Proteins encoded within one genomic window of Cucumis sativus cultivar 9930 chromosome 3, Cucumber_9930_V3, whole genome shotgun sequence:
- the LOC101203658 gene encoding HMG1/2-like protein-like: MKGGKSKGAPKKTDTKLKSKSAGASKKSAKAAKDPNKPKRPASAFFVFMEEFRKQYKKEHPNNKSVAAVGKAGGDKWKSMSDAEKAPYINKAEKRKTEYNKSMQAYNKRIAEGGNGAEEEESDKSKSEVNDDDEDDDESGEDEDDE, encoded by the exons ATGAAGGGCGGAAAATCCAAGGGGGCGCCTAAAAAGACCGATACCAA gTTGAAAAGCAAAAGTGCTGGAGCTAGTAAGAAATCAGCGAAGGCTGCAAAGGATCCTAACAAGCCAAAGAGGCCTGCTAGTGCTTTCTTCGTTTTCAT GGAAGAGTTCAGGAAGCAATACAAGAAGGAACATCCTAACAACAAATCCGTCGCTGCT GTTGGAAAGGCTGGTGGTGATAAATGGAAGTCAATGTCCGACGCT GAGAAAGCACCTTACATAAACAAGGCTGAGAAAAGGAAGACTGAGTATAACAAGAGCATGCAGGCTTATAATAAGAGAATT GCGGAGGGAGGGAATGGagctgaagaagaagaatcagaTAAATCCAAATCAGAAGTCAATGATGacgatgaagatgatgatgagagTGGAGAG GACGAAGATGATGAGTAA
- the LOC101203894 gene encoding cancer-related nucleoside-triphosphatase homolog, with protein sequence MGGPGRCLLVTGPSGVGKTTLIVKVFEMLKASSPNLKIKGFYTREIRQGSQRVGFEVVTLDGRTAPLASTSVSSSESLRWPTVGRYKVDIASFESLALPELQVEKDTDLFIIDEVGKMELFSSSFFPAVLKVLESNTPLLASIPIPKFGRDIPGVARLRNHPGANILTLNPSNRGEANEQIHGEILNMLEQQQH encoded by the exons ATGGGAGGGCCAGGGCGGTGCCTGCTGGTTACGGGGCCTTCG GGTGTGGGCAAAACCACTCTGATCGTTAAGGTTTTTGAGATGCTTAAAGCCTCTAGCCCTAACTTGAAGATCAAAGGCTTCTACACTC GAGAAATCAGGCAAGGAAGCCAGCGTGTTGGTTTTGAAGTTGTTACATTAGATGGCCGGACGGCTCCCCTTGCCTCCACCTCTGTGTCCAG CTCAGAGTCTTTAAGATGGCCAACTGTTGGGAGGTATAAAGTCGATATAGCATCATTTGAGTCATTGGCGTTGCCAGAACTGCAG GTTGAAAAAGACACAGATCTCTTCATCATAGATGAGGTTGGGAAGATGGAGCTATTTAGTTCATCGTTTTTTCCAGCTGTTCTGAAGGTTTTGGAATCAAATACTCCACTTTTGGCTTCGATCCCCATTCCCAAGTTTGGACGGGATATACCTGGAG TTGCAAGGCTGAGAAATCATCCAGGGGCAAATATATTGACGTTGAATCCAAGTAATAGAGGTGAGGCTAACGAGCAAATTCATGGTGAGATATTAAACATGCTAGAACAGCAGCAGCATTAA
- the LOC101213055 gene encoding uncharacterized protein LOC101213055 isoform X1, whose product MFVKKLVGKATRKPENTFDSLKGSQVEPCLAFHNGIPSGSITSAYDPIQKILALSTRDGRIKLFGKDNSQALLESKEAIPSKFLQFMENQGFLLNVTSKNEIEVWDIDRKLLAHVHVFEQEITSFTILQQTPYIYVGDYLGNVSVLKLDQSVCNIIQMKYIIPVSASRGNPAEATSDISLTHILPQPTTEFKRVLLIFSDGFITLWEIKESKSIFITGGNSMLSPYQEAKKVTSACWACPLGSKVAVGYSNGDVLIWAILHGHNPKAESLAENSNRTGPLFKLNLGYKLDKVPIASLRCNYVDAKASRLYVMGAASNSLQVILLNEQIESRMIKLGLQLSEPSIDMEIISSSSDHNKNKHDYLLLLGKSGCVYTYDDCSIEKYLLQQSQSRSANSLPKEAMLKIPFIDSHITVASFFTNISCSPYASDEDYIQRTKDIPSLFLSESKSKDVTYLDTVQFGGFSKVENLYISGHNDGSINFWDASCPIFIPIYSLQQQSEDDFSLSGIPVTALHFDGSSQILVSGDHSGMVRVFKFRPEPYATDNSFMPFQGSTKKRNSHIIQSVKLVKVDGSILAINISPRSNHLAVGSDRGYVSLFSIQGPDLIYQKRITSEISTGIISLQFESCSLQGFDKNVLMISTKDSSILALDGETGNPLSASMVHPKKPSRALFMQILYGQDSSTRGSVISNDLELGKGSNPAVDSVPKQSLVLLCSEKAAYIFSFVHAIQGVKKVLYKKKFHSTCCWASTFYSNTDVGLLLVFSTGKIEIRSLPELSLLKETSVRGFKYSPPKVNSLPESIICSSKDGELLMVNGDQEIFIVSVLCHKKIFRILDSVSHIYRKDYMLSQEVTTAHKEKKKGIFTSVFQEIAGNKAKQAPDVEIEDTRESIEELSIILSSSNFHGDFKTVDGSEKLVANEDKLALDIDDIDLEDPVEKPKEQSMLGSLNKQKLASTFNSFKGKLKQMKKNSGKEEQPDWNAGDNKVGAVDQIKKKYGFSSASDTTSVAKMTERKLQENVTKLQGINLRATDMKDTAKSFSSMANQLLRTAEHGNKS is encoded by the exons ATGTTTGTCAAGAAACTCGTTGGAAAGGCTACGCGTAAG CCAGAAAACACTTTTGATAGTTTGAAAGGAAGCCAGGTGGAACCATGTCTTGCCTTCCACAATGGCATTCCATCAGGTTCTATTACTTCTGCTTATGATCCCATCCAAAAGATACTTGCTCTTTCTACCAG agATGGTCGAATTAAGCTATTTGGAAAAGATAATTCTCAGGCTCTACTTGAGTCCAAGGAGGCAATTCCTAGCAAGTTTTTGCAA TTCATGGAGAACCAGGGATTTCTTCTTAATGTTACTTCAAAGAACGAAATTGAG GTATGGGATATAGACAGGAAGTTGTTGGCACATGTGCATGTTTTTGAGCAAGAAATCACTTCTTTTACGATCTTGCAACAGACTCCATATAT TTATGTTGGAGATTATCTCGGTAATGTATCGGTTTTGAAGCTTGATCAAAGTGTCTGCAACATAATACAAATGAAGTACATCATACCAGTTTCAGCTTCGCGCG GAAATCCAGCGGAAGCTACCAGTGACATTTCTTTAACCCACATACTACCACAACCGACCACTGAATTTAAGAG AGTGCTTCTCATATTCAGTGATGGCTTTATTACTTTGTGGGAAATTAAAGAATCCAAGTCTATTTTCATCACGGGTGGAAATTCCATGCTATCACCATATCAAGAAGCAAAGAAGGTAACTTCTGCATGTTGGGCCTGTCCTTTAGGAAGTAAAGTTGCTGTCGGATATAGCAACGGAGATGTTTTAATATGGGCAATTCTCCATGGCCATAATCCAAAAGCTGAATCACTGGCAGAGAATAGCAATCGAACAGGTCCTTTATTTAAACTTAACCTTGGATATAAGTTGGACAAAGTTCCTATAGCATCACTGAGGTGTAATTATGTGGATGCGAAAGCAAGTCGACTGTATGTAATGGGTGCCGCTTCAAACTCACTCCAG GTAATCTTGTTGAATGAGCAAATTGAATCTCGCATGATCAAACTGGGGCTTCAGCTGTCCGAACCTAGCATTGACATGGAAATCATTTCAAGCTCCAGTGATCACAACAAGAACAAGCATGATTATCTTCTATTGCTTGGAAAATCTGGCTGTGTTTACACTTATGATGATTGCTCGATTGAAAAATATCTCTTACAACAAAGTCAATCAAGGTCGGCAAACTCACTTCCAAAAGAGGCTATGCTTAAGATTCCGTTCATTGATTCACACATAACTGTCGCAAGTTTTTTCACCAACATTTCTTGTTCTCCATATGCTTCAGATGAG GATTACATTCAGCGGACAAAAGACATtccttccctttttctttctgaaTCAAAATCCAAGGATGTAACATACTTGGATACAGTCCAATTTGGTGGATTTTCAAAggttgaaaatttatatatatctggACATAACGATGGAAGCATAAATTTTTGGGATGCATCGTGTCCAATTTTCATCCCAATCTATTCACTGCAACAACAG AGTGAagatgatttttctttaagtgGTATTCCGGTGACAGCATTGCATTTTGATGGCAGTTCCCAGATTCTTGTTTCTGGAGATCATAGCGGAATG GTCCGAGTCTTTAAATTTCGACCAGAACCTTATGCGACAGACAACAGTTTTATGCCATTCCAAG GAAGTACAAAGAAACGGAACAGTCATATTATCCAGAGTGTTAAACTCGTAAAAGTTGATGGCTCGATACTTGCAATCAACATAAGCCCCAGATCAAATCATCTTGCTGTTGGATCTGACAGAGGATAT GTTTCCTTATTCAGCATACAAGGACCCGACCTTATATATCAAAAACGTATCACCAGTGAAATATCTACCGGTATCATTTCTTTGCAGTTTGAAAGCTGCAGTCTTCAGGGTTTTGACAAAAATGTCCTCATGATTTCCACAAAGGATTCTTCTATTTTGGCTCTTGATGGTGAAACGGGAAATCCATTAAGTGCTAGCATGGTTCATCCCAAGAAACCCTCCAGAGCTCTATTTATGCAGATTTTAT ATGGGCAAGATTCATCAACCAGAGGATCAgtaatttcaaatgatttagAACTGGGAAAAGGTAGTAATCCAGCTGTGGATAGCGTGCCAAAACAGTCCCTAGTATTACTTTGTTCTGAGAAAGCtgcatatattttttccttcgtGCATGCCATTCAG GGAGTCAAGAAGGTTCTTTACAAGAAGAAGTTTCACTCGACATGTTGTTGGGCATCAACCTTCTATAGTAACACAGATGTTGGCCTCTTGCTTGTTTTTTCCACTGGGAAAATTGAAATAAG GTCCTTGCCAGAGTTATCTCTCTTGAAGGAGACTTCAGTAAGAGGTTTCAAATATTCTCCTCCGAAAGTTAATTCGTTGCCTGAAAGCATTATATGTTCTTCCAAGGATGGAGAACTTCTTATG GTGAATGGCGATCAAGAAATTTTTATTGTCTCAGTATTATGccacaagaaaatatttag GATTTTGGACTCTGTCAGTCACATATACAGGAAAGATTATATGCTTTCACAAGAAGTGACCACTGCTCacaaggaaaagaagaag GGTATATTTACTTCGGTTTTCCAAGAGATAGCTGGAAACAAGGCAAAACAGGCTCCTGATGTCGAAATAGAAGATACTAGAGAAAGTATTGAAGAACTTTCCATAATCCTCTCATCTTCCAACTTCCACGGAGACTTTAAGACCGTTGATGGTAGTGAAAAGTTGGTTGCAAATGAAGACAAGTTAGCATTGGATATAG atGACATTGATCTCGAAGATCCAgttgaaaaaccaaaagaacaGAGCATGTTGGGCTCTCTaaataagcagaaattggCAAGTACATTTAATTCTTTCAAAG GAAAATTAAAACAGATGAAGAAAAACTCAGGCAAGGAAGAGCAACCTGATTGGAATGCAGGCGATAACAAAGTAGGTGCAGTTGATCAAATCAAGAAGAAGTACGGGTTTTCATCAGCTTCT GATACAACAAGTGTTGCAAAAATGACTGAAAGGAAGCTACAAGAGAACGTAACGAAATTACAG GGAATCAACTTAAGAGCGACGGATATGAAAGACACCGCAAAGTCATTTTCGTCCATGGCAAATCAACTACTCCGAACTGCTGAACATGGAAACAAATCATAA
- the LOC101213055 gene encoding uncharacterized protein LOC101213055 isoform X3 translates to MENQGFLLNVTSKNEIEVWDIDRKLLAHVHVFEQEITSFTILQQTPYIYVGDYLGNVSVLKLDQSVCNIIQMKYIIPVSASRGNPAEATSDISLTHILPQPTTEFKRVLLIFSDGFITLWEIKESKSIFITGGNSMLSPYQEAKKVTSACWACPLGSKVAVGYSNGDVLIWAILHGHNPKAESLAENSNRTGPLFKLNLGYKLDKVPIASLRCNYVDAKASRLYVMGAASNSLQVILLNEQIESRMIKLGLQLSEPSIDMEIISSSSDHNKNKHDYLLLLGKSGCVYTYDDCSIEKYLLQQSQSRSANSLPKEAMLKIPFIDSHITVASFFTNISCSPYASDEDYIQRTKDIPSLFLSESKSKDVTYLDTVQFGGFSKVENLYISGHNDGSINFWDASCPIFIPIYSLQQQSEDDFSLSGIPVTALHFDGSSQILVSGDHSGMVRVFKFRPEPYATDNSFMPFQGSTKKRNSHIIQSVKLVKVDGSILAINISPRSNHLAVGSDRGYVSLFSIQGPDLIYQKRITSEISTGIISLQFESCSLQGFDKNVLMISTKDSSILALDGETGNPLSASMVHPKKPSRALFMQILYGQDSSTRGSVISNDLELGKGSNPAVDSVPKQSLVLLCSEKAAYIFSFVHAIQGVKKVLYKKKFHSTCCWASTFYSNTDVGLLLVFSTGKIEIRSLPELSLLKETSVRGFKYSPPKVNSLPESIICSSKDGELLMVNGDQEIFIVSVLCHKKIFRILDSVSHIYRKDYMLSQEVTTAHKEKKKGIFTSVFQEIAGNKAKQAPDVEIEDTRESIEELSIILSSSNFHGDFKTVDGSEKLVANEDKLALDIDDIDLEDPVEKPKEQSMLGSLNKQKLASTFNSFKGKLKQMKKNSGKEEQPDWNAGDNKVGAVDQIKKKYGFSSASDTTSVAKMTERKLQENVTKLQGINLRATDMKDTAKSFSSMANQLLRTAEHGNKS, encoded by the exons ATGGAGAACCAGGGATTTCTTCTTAATGTTACTTCAAAGAACGAAATTGAG GTATGGGATATAGACAGGAAGTTGTTGGCACATGTGCATGTTTTTGAGCAAGAAATCACTTCTTTTACGATCTTGCAACAGACTCCATATAT TTATGTTGGAGATTATCTCGGTAATGTATCGGTTTTGAAGCTTGATCAAAGTGTCTGCAACATAATACAAATGAAGTACATCATACCAGTTTCAGCTTCGCGCG GAAATCCAGCGGAAGCTACCAGTGACATTTCTTTAACCCACATACTACCACAACCGACCACTGAATTTAAGAG AGTGCTTCTCATATTCAGTGATGGCTTTATTACTTTGTGGGAAATTAAAGAATCCAAGTCTATTTTCATCACGGGTGGAAATTCCATGCTATCACCATATCAAGAAGCAAAGAAGGTAACTTCTGCATGTTGGGCCTGTCCTTTAGGAAGTAAAGTTGCTGTCGGATATAGCAACGGAGATGTTTTAATATGGGCAATTCTCCATGGCCATAATCCAAAAGCTGAATCACTGGCAGAGAATAGCAATCGAACAGGTCCTTTATTTAAACTTAACCTTGGATATAAGTTGGACAAAGTTCCTATAGCATCACTGAGGTGTAATTATGTGGATGCGAAAGCAAGTCGACTGTATGTAATGGGTGCCGCTTCAAACTCACTCCAG GTAATCTTGTTGAATGAGCAAATTGAATCTCGCATGATCAAACTGGGGCTTCAGCTGTCCGAACCTAGCATTGACATGGAAATCATTTCAAGCTCCAGTGATCACAACAAGAACAAGCATGATTATCTTCTATTGCTTGGAAAATCTGGCTGTGTTTACACTTATGATGATTGCTCGATTGAAAAATATCTCTTACAACAAAGTCAATCAAGGTCGGCAAACTCACTTCCAAAAGAGGCTATGCTTAAGATTCCGTTCATTGATTCACACATAACTGTCGCAAGTTTTTTCACCAACATTTCTTGTTCTCCATATGCTTCAGATGAG GATTACATTCAGCGGACAAAAGACATtccttccctttttctttctgaaTCAAAATCCAAGGATGTAACATACTTGGATACAGTCCAATTTGGTGGATTTTCAAAggttgaaaatttatatatatctggACATAACGATGGAAGCATAAATTTTTGGGATGCATCGTGTCCAATTTTCATCCCAATCTATTCACTGCAACAACAG AGTGAagatgatttttctttaagtgGTATTCCGGTGACAGCATTGCATTTTGATGGCAGTTCCCAGATTCTTGTTTCTGGAGATCATAGCGGAATG GTCCGAGTCTTTAAATTTCGACCAGAACCTTATGCGACAGACAACAGTTTTATGCCATTCCAAG GAAGTACAAAGAAACGGAACAGTCATATTATCCAGAGTGTTAAACTCGTAAAAGTTGATGGCTCGATACTTGCAATCAACATAAGCCCCAGATCAAATCATCTTGCTGTTGGATCTGACAGAGGATAT GTTTCCTTATTCAGCATACAAGGACCCGACCTTATATATCAAAAACGTATCACCAGTGAAATATCTACCGGTATCATTTCTTTGCAGTTTGAAAGCTGCAGTCTTCAGGGTTTTGACAAAAATGTCCTCATGATTTCCACAAAGGATTCTTCTATTTTGGCTCTTGATGGTGAAACGGGAAATCCATTAAGTGCTAGCATGGTTCATCCCAAGAAACCCTCCAGAGCTCTATTTATGCAGATTTTAT ATGGGCAAGATTCATCAACCAGAGGATCAgtaatttcaaatgatttagAACTGGGAAAAGGTAGTAATCCAGCTGTGGATAGCGTGCCAAAACAGTCCCTAGTATTACTTTGTTCTGAGAAAGCtgcatatattttttccttcgtGCATGCCATTCAG GGAGTCAAGAAGGTTCTTTACAAGAAGAAGTTTCACTCGACATGTTGTTGGGCATCAACCTTCTATAGTAACACAGATGTTGGCCTCTTGCTTGTTTTTTCCACTGGGAAAATTGAAATAAG GTCCTTGCCAGAGTTATCTCTCTTGAAGGAGACTTCAGTAAGAGGTTTCAAATATTCTCCTCCGAAAGTTAATTCGTTGCCTGAAAGCATTATATGTTCTTCCAAGGATGGAGAACTTCTTATG GTGAATGGCGATCAAGAAATTTTTATTGTCTCAGTATTATGccacaagaaaatatttag GATTTTGGACTCTGTCAGTCACATATACAGGAAAGATTATATGCTTTCACAAGAAGTGACCACTGCTCacaaggaaaagaagaag GGTATATTTACTTCGGTTTTCCAAGAGATAGCTGGAAACAAGGCAAAACAGGCTCCTGATGTCGAAATAGAAGATACTAGAGAAAGTATTGAAGAACTTTCCATAATCCTCTCATCTTCCAACTTCCACGGAGACTTTAAGACCGTTGATGGTAGTGAAAAGTTGGTTGCAAATGAAGACAAGTTAGCATTGGATATAG atGACATTGATCTCGAAGATCCAgttgaaaaaccaaaagaacaGAGCATGTTGGGCTCTCTaaataagcagaaattggCAAGTACATTTAATTCTTTCAAAG GAAAATTAAAACAGATGAAGAAAAACTCAGGCAAGGAAGAGCAACCTGATTGGAATGCAGGCGATAACAAAGTAGGTGCAGTTGATCAAATCAAGAAGAAGTACGGGTTTTCATCAGCTTCT GATACAACAAGTGTTGCAAAAATGACTGAAAGGAAGCTACAAGAGAACGTAACGAAATTACAG GGAATCAACTTAAGAGCGACGGATATGAAAGACACCGCAAAGTCATTTTCGTCCATGGCAAATCAACTACTCCGAACTGCTGAACATGGAAACAAATCATAA
- the LOC101213055 gene encoding uncharacterized protein LOC101213055 isoform X2, whose translation MFVKKLVGKATRKPENTFDSLKGSQVEPCLAFHNGIPSGSITSAYDPIQKILALSTRDGRIKLFGKDNSQALLESKEAIPSKFLQFMENQGFLLNVTSKNEIEVWDIDRKLLAHVHVFEQEITSFTILQQTPYIYVGDYLGNVSVLKLDQSVCNIIQMKYIIPVSASRGNPAEATSDISLTHILPQPTTEFKRVLLIFSDGFITLWEIKESKSIFITGGNSMLSPYQEAKKVTSACWACPLGSKVAVGYSNGDVLIWAILHGHNPKAESLAENSNRTGPLFKLNLGYKLDKVPIASLRCNYVDAKASRLYVMGAASNSLQVILLNEQIESRMIKLGLQLSEPSIDMEIISSSSDHNKNKHDYLLLLGKSGCVYTYDDCSIEKYLLQQSQSRSANSLPKEAMLKIPFIDSHITVASFFTNISCSPYASDEDYIQRTKDIPSLFLSESKSKDVTYLDTVQFGGFSKVENLYISGHNDGSINFWDASCPIFIPIYSLQQQSEDDFSLSGIPVTALHFDGSSQILVSGDHSGMVRVFKFRPEPYATDNSFMPFQGSTKKRNSHIIQSVKLVKVDGSILAINISPRSNHLAVGSDRGYVSLFSIQGPDLIYQKRITSEISTGIISLQFESCSLQGFDKNVLMISTKDSSILALDGETGNPLSASMVHPKKPSRALFMQILYGQDSSTRGSVISNDLELGKGSNPAVDSVPKQSLVLLCSEKAAYIFSFVHAIQGVKKVLYKKKFHSTCCWASTFYSNTDVGLLLVFSTGKIEIRSLPELSLLKETSVRGFKYSPPKVNSLPESIICSSKDGELLMVNGDQEIFIVSVLCHKKIFRILDSVSHIYRKDYMLSQEVTTAHKEKKKGIFTSVFQEIAGNKAKQAPDVEIEDTRESIEELSIILSSSNFHGDFKTVDGSEKLVANEDKLALDIDDIDLEDPVEKPKEQSMLGSLNKQKLASTFNSFKGKLKQMKKNSGKEEQPDWNAGDNKVGAVDQIKKKYGFSSASDTTSVAKMTERKLQENVTKLQFYV comes from the exons ATGTTTGTCAAGAAACTCGTTGGAAAGGCTACGCGTAAG CCAGAAAACACTTTTGATAGTTTGAAAGGAAGCCAGGTGGAACCATGTCTTGCCTTCCACAATGGCATTCCATCAGGTTCTATTACTTCTGCTTATGATCCCATCCAAAAGATACTTGCTCTTTCTACCAG agATGGTCGAATTAAGCTATTTGGAAAAGATAATTCTCAGGCTCTACTTGAGTCCAAGGAGGCAATTCCTAGCAAGTTTTTGCAA TTCATGGAGAACCAGGGATTTCTTCTTAATGTTACTTCAAAGAACGAAATTGAG GTATGGGATATAGACAGGAAGTTGTTGGCACATGTGCATGTTTTTGAGCAAGAAATCACTTCTTTTACGATCTTGCAACAGACTCCATATAT TTATGTTGGAGATTATCTCGGTAATGTATCGGTTTTGAAGCTTGATCAAAGTGTCTGCAACATAATACAAATGAAGTACATCATACCAGTTTCAGCTTCGCGCG GAAATCCAGCGGAAGCTACCAGTGACATTTCTTTAACCCACATACTACCACAACCGACCACTGAATTTAAGAG AGTGCTTCTCATATTCAGTGATGGCTTTATTACTTTGTGGGAAATTAAAGAATCCAAGTCTATTTTCATCACGGGTGGAAATTCCATGCTATCACCATATCAAGAAGCAAAGAAGGTAACTTCTGCATGTTGGGCCTGTCCTTTAGGAAGTAAAGTTGCTGTCGGATATAGCAACGGAGATGTTTTAATATGGGCAATTCTCCATGGCCATAATCCAAAAGCTGAATCACTGGCAGAGAATAGCAATCGAACAGGTCCTTTATTTAAACTTAACCTTGGATATAAGTTGGACAAAGTTCCTATAGCATCACTGAGGTGTAATTATGTGGATGCGAAAGCAAGTCGACTGTATGTAATGGGTGCCGCTTCAAACTCACTCCAG GTAATCTTGTTGAATGAGCAAATTGAATCTCGCATGATCAAACTGGGGCTTCAGCTGTCCGAACCTAGCATTGACATGGAAATCATTTCAAGCTCCAGTGATCACAACAAGAACAAGCATGATTATCTTCTATTGCTTGGAAAATCTGGCTGTGTTTACACTTATGATGATTGCTCGATTGAAAAATATCTCTTACAACAAAGTCAATCAAGGTCGGCAAACTCACTTCCAAAAGAGGCTATGCTTAAGATTCCGTTCATTGATTCACACATAACTGTCGCAAGTTTTTTCACCAACATTTCTTGTTCTCCATATGCTTCAGATGAG GATTACATTCAGCGGACAAAAGACATtccttccctttttctttctgaaTCAAAATCCAAGGATGTAACATACTTGGATACAGTCCAATTTGGTGGATTTTCAAAggttgaaaatttatatatatctggACATAACGATGGAAGCATAAATTTTTGGGATGCATCGTGTCCAATTTTCATCCCAATCTATTCACTGCAACAACAG AGTGAagatgatttttctttaagtgGTATTCCGGTGACAGCATTGCATTTTGATGGCAGTTCCCAGATTCTTGTTTCTGGAGATCATAGCGGAATG GTCCGAGTCTTTAAATTTCGACCAGAACCTTATGCGACAGACAACAGTTTTATGCCATTCCAAG GAAGTACAAAGAAACGGAACAGTCATATTATCCAGAGTGTTAAACTCGTAAAAGTTGATGGCTCGATACTTGCAATCAACATAAGCCCCAGATCAAATCATCTTGCTGTTGGATCTGACAGAGGATAT GTTTCCTTATTCAGCATACAAGGACCCGACCTTATATATCAAAAACGTATCACCAGTGAAATATCTACCGGTATCATTTCTTTGCAGTTTGAAAGCTGCAGTCTTCAGGGTTTTGACAAAAATGTCCTCATGATTTCCACAAAGGATTCTTCTATTTTGGCTCTTGATGGTGAAACGGGAAATCCATTAAGTGCTAGCATGGTTCATCCCAAGAAACCCTCCAGAGCTCTATTTATGCAGATTTTAT ATGGGCAAGATTCATCAACCAGAGGATCAgtaatttcaaatgatttagAACTGGGAAAAGGTAGTAATCCAGCTGTGGATAGCGTGCCAAAACAGTCCCTAGTATTACTTTGTTCTGAGAAAGCtgcatatattttttccttcgtGCATGCCATTCAG GGAGTCAAGAAGGTTCTTTACAAGAAGAAGTTTCACTCGACATGTTGTTGGGCATCAACCTTCTATAGTAACACAGATGTTGGCCTCTTGCTTGTTTTTTCCACTGGGAAAATTGAAATAAG GTCCTTGCCAGAGTTATCTCTCTTGAAGGAGACTTCAGTAAGAGGTTTCAAATATTCTCCTCCGAAAGTTAATTCGTTGCCTGAAAGCATTATATGTTCTTCCAAGGATGGAGAACTTCTTATG GTGAATGGCGATCAAGAAATTTTTATTGTCTCAGTATTATGccacaagaaaatatttag GATTTTGGACTCTGTCAGTCACATATACAGGAAAGATTATATGCTTTCACAAGAAGTGACCACTGCTCacaaggaaaagaagaag GGTATATTTACTTCGGTTTTCCAAGAGATAGCTGGAAACAAGGCAAAACAGGCTCCTGATGTCGAAATAGAAGATACTAGAGAAAGTATTGAAGAACTTTCCATAATCCTCTCATCTTCCAACTTCCACGGAGACTTTAAGACCGTTGATGGTAGTGAAAAGTTGGTTGCAAATGAAGACAAGTTAGCATTGGATATAG atGACATTGATCTCGAAGATCCAgttgaaaaaccaaaagaacaGAGCATGTTGGGCTCTCTaaataagcagaaattggCAAGTACATTTAATTCTTTCAAAG GAAAATTAAAACAGATGAAGAAAAACTCAGGCAAGGAAGAGCAACCTGATTGGAATGCAGGCGATAACAAAGTAGGTGCAGTTGATCAAATCAAGAAGAAGTACGGGTTTTCATCAGCTTCT GATACAACAAGTGTTGCAAAAATGACTGAAAGGAAGCTACAAGAGAACGTAACGAAATTACAG TTTTATGTTTGA